From Xylanibacter oryzae DSM 17970, a single genomic window includes:
- a CDS encoding CatB-related O-acetyltransferase — protein MNPKQIYPRKGNNATESVYLQSVVKDPNIIVGDYTIYNDFVNDPRDFEKNNVLYHYPLCNEEKLVIGKYCSIACGVKFMFTGGNHTLKSLSTYPFPVFPDEWGLDEWKVARAWDNHGDIIIGNDVWIGYEAVIMQGVTIGDGAIIGTRAVVSKDVAPYSIVGGVPAKEIRKRFDDETIKKLQDKQWWNWPDEKVKENIENIINGVI, from the coding sequence ATGAATCCAAAACAAATATATCCTCGCAAGGGAAACAATGCTACAGAAAGTGTTTATTTGCAGTCTGTAGTTAAAGATCCGAATATAATTGTCGGTGACTATACAATATACAATGACTTTGTTAATGATCCTCGTGATTTCGAGAAGAACAACGTATTGTATCATTATCCTCTTTGCAACGAAGAAAAACTTGTAATAGGTAAATACTGTTCTATAGCCTGTGGGGTTAAATTTATGTTCACAGGAGGCAATCATACATTAAAGTCGCTTTCAACATATCCTTTCCCTGTATTCCCAGACGAATGGGGACTCGACGAATGGAAAGTAGCACGTGCATGGGATAATCATGGCGATATAATTATAGGTAATGATGTTTGGATCGGTTACGAGGCTGTAATAATGCAGGGAGTGACGATCGGTGACGGTGCTATAATAGGTACCAGAGCAGTTGTTAGCAAGGATGTAGCTCCTTATTCTATCGTTGGCGGAGTGCCTGCAAAGGAGATTCGCAAACGTTTTGATGATGAGACAATAAAAAAACTACAAGATAAACAATGGTGGAATTGGCCTGACGAAAAAGTAAAAGAGAATATTGAAAATATAATTAATGGCGTAATCTGA
- a CDS encoding epoxyqueuosine reductase: MDIKEEIRSIVLSSGADICGFANIDRFDNAPVGFAPTDIYKDCRSVLVLGVALPKGLSQVNPQLIYNYFNGNIVTMVDDILFRVAKKIEITFGGFAVPLPSDMAGSWNEETKTAHGILSMKHLAVQAGIGFMGKNTILCNEKFGNLMTVGAVLLNIDLQSDELCINHCPPKCHICIDNCPAHAICEDGTVNQTLCRPVAYGTTFRGYGTVECNRCRMGCPLRFGVKKNKK; the protein is encoded by the coding sequence ATGGATATAAAAGAAGAAATAAGGAGTATCGTGTTATCATCTGGAGCTGATATTTGTGGATTTGCAAATATTGATCGCTTTGACAATGCTCCAGTAGGTTTTGCACCGACCGACATTTATAAAGACTGTCGATCTGTACTCGTTTTGGGAGTCGCTTTGCCTAAAGGATTGTCTCAGGTAAATCCTCAGCTGATATACAATTATTTTAATGGTAATATTGTAACAATGGTTGATGATATACTATTTAGGGTGGCTAAAAAGATAGAGATAACCTTTGGTGGATTTGCTGTTCCGCTTCCAAGTGATATGGCTGGTTCATGGAATGAAGAGACAAAGACTGCTCATGGCATTTTGTCAATGAAACATCTGGCAGTTCAGGCCGGAATTGGATTTATGGGCAAGAATACAATATTATGTAACGAAAAATTTGGGAATTTAATGACAGTAGGGGCTGTCTTGCTTAACATCGATTTACAATCCGATGAGTTGTGCATAAACCATTGTCCTCCAAAATGTCATATATGTATAGATAACTGTCCTGCTCATGCCATATGTGAAGATGGAACAGTAAATCAGACCTTATGCCGACCTGTTGCATATGGCACAACATTTCGCGGCTATGGTACTGTGGAATGTAACAGATGCCGAATGGGATGTCCATTGAGGTTTGGAGTAAAGAAAAATAAGAAATGA
- a CDS encoding type 1 glutamine amidotransferase family protein, which translates to MKKKVLFVVLNEYADWEGAYLATAINKGVMPGRESLYETKVVGPTLSEVHSLGGFRIMPDYSIDNIPEDYAALILIGGDQWKSKDAERVAPIVSDAIKQGKVVGGICAGASFMAAHGFLNNVNHTGNGVDNLKEWGGDNYTNEVGYMNSQAVSDNNIVTANGTGCLEFTRELLLLLKADTSEKINQFYDFQKNGFVR; encoded by the coding sequence ATGAAGAAAAAAGTTTTGTTTGTTGTTCTCAACGAATATGCCGATTGGGAAGGAGCTTATCTTGCTACTGCAATTAACAAAGGTGTTATGCCCGGTAGAGAGTCATTATATGAGACAAAAGTTGTTGGCCCAACATTAAGTGAAGTTCATTCACTGGGGGGATTCCGAATAATGCCAGACTACAGTATAGACAACATCCCTGAAGATTATGCTGCGCTTATTCTTATTGGAGGGGACCAATGGAAATCAAAGGACGCGGAGCGTGTGGCACCTATTGTGAGTGATGCAATAAAGCAAGGCAAAGTTGTTGGCGGTATCTGTGCAGGAGCTTCATTTATGGCGGCACATGGCTTTCTCAATAATGTAAATCATACTGGTAATGGTGTGGATAATCTTAAGGAGTGGGGTGGTGATAACTATACAAATGAAGTTGGTTATATGAATTCTCAGGCTGTTAGTGATAATAATATTGTTACGGCTAATGGTACCGGTTGCCTTGAATTCACCCGCGAACTTTTACTTCTGCTAAAGGCTGATACTTCTGAGAAAATAAATCAATTTTACGATTTTCAGAAAAATGGATTTGTTAGATGA
- a CDS encoding sugar O-acetyltransferase, which produces MTEEEKIFAGRLFDARTKELRDIKHKTHELCRKYNLMDEYDNERLPIIREFIGCIGDKYYLQGPIQFNYGTHTFIGENFFANFNLMVMDDARIFIGDNVMFGPNVSLMATNHPLIAKERISMKYPDGHISVSEYAEEIHIGNNVWIAANVVILGGVSIGDGTVIGAGSVVTKNIPAGYVAFGSPCRPVRKITDADSKIDLL; this is translated from the coding sequence ATGACAGAAGAGGAAAAAATATTTGCCGGTAGGTTGTTTGATGCGCGTACTAAAGAATTACGTGATATCAAGCATAAAACTCATGAACTTTGCCGTAAATATAATCTTATGGATGAATACGACAATGAAAGACTGCCTATAATCAGAGAGTTTATAGGATGCATTGGTGATAAGTATTATCTTCAAGGGCCTATACAATTTAATTATGGCACCCATACATTCATAGGAGAGAACTTCTTTGCTAATTTTAATCTTATGGTTATGGACGATGCTCGTATATTTATCGGTGATAATGTTATGTTTGGTCCTAATGTATCTCTTATGGCGACTAACCATCCGTTGATAGCTAAAGAGCGAATATCTATGAAATATCCAGACGGTCATATTTCTGTATCGGAATATGCTGAAGAAATACATATTGGGAATAATGTATGGATTGCTGCTAATGTTGTTATATTGGGAGGCGTATCAATAGGCGATGGAACTGTAATTGGTGCAGGTAGTGTCGTAACTAAGAATATACCTGCAGGTTATGTCGCTTTTGGCAGTCCATGTAGACCGGTAAGGAAGATAACTGATGCAGATAGCAAGATAGACTTATTATGA
- a CDS encoding flavodoxin family protein, whose protein sequence is MSRILVIVGSMRKHGNTEVLASEFEKGARDGNNNVTVISVRDYNIVPCTGCNACHRRENKDCVINDDMQKIFPILRDADIIVIASPVYFYGISARLKSIIDRLHQPARSAMKVKKLGLLLVAADTIPSVFDAIKMQYNLILDYFHLDNIGEVLAYGVEAVGDIEGKPILDEAYQLGKRLE, encoded by the coding sequence ATGAGCAGAATCTTGGTTATTGTAGGCAGCATGCGAAAGCATGGAAATACCGAAGTTTTAGCTTCTGAATTTGAAAAGGGAGCAAGAGATGGTAACAACAATGTTACTGTTATATCTGTTCGAGATTATAATATAGTTCCATGTACAGGGTGTAATGCATGCCACAGACGTGAGAATAAAGATTGCGTGATAAATGACGATATGCAGAAAATATTCCCGATATTAAGGGATGCTGATATAATAGTCATTGCCTCACCAGTATATTTTTATGGAATTAGTGCCAGATTAAAGTCAATAATAGATAGGCTCCATCAACCTGCAAGATCTGCAATGAAGGTTAAGAAACTTGGACTTTTGCTTGTTGCAGCAGATACCATACCTTCTGTGTTTGATGCAATAAAGATGCAGTATAATCTCATTCTGGATTATTTTCATCTTGATAATATTGGCGAAGTATTGGCTTATGGTGTAGAGGCTGTTGGCGACATCGAAGGAAAACCAATTCTAGATGAAGCATATCAACTAGGCAAAAGATTGGAATAA
- a CDS encoding putative quinol monooxygenase produces the protein MITQVVSYICNEDQRGKFWKDIVSAGIDIEGEKEIGNIRYNFFLSLENSDTILLVESWEDEKSLECHYGSENFRKLGILKKTYVKQTIIEKYISNNCNN, from the coding sequence ATGATAACACAAGTAGTATCATATATCTGTAATGAAGACCAGAGAGGCAAATTCTGGAAAGATATAGTATCCGCGGGAATAGATATAGAAGGGGAAAAAGAGATTGGGAATATCCGTTATAATTTCTTTTTATCTCTTGAAAACAGCGATACTATTCTATTAGTGGAATCCTGGGAAGATGAGAAATCATTGGAATGCCATTATGGATCAGAAAATTTCAGGAAATTGGGGATACTCAAAAAAACATACGTCAAGCAAACAATAATAGAGAAGTATATAAGTAATAATTGTAATAACTAA
- a CDS encoding VOC family protein, with protein sequence MKLDGFGIFVKDMPTMVNFYRDVLGFEIQEDENTTNVYLVKDGTLFLLYRRTDFETMTESKFQYANGINGHFEIALSVENYNAVDDAYKKALSKGATSVIKPTTEPWGQRTCYISDPEGNLIEIGSFSK encoded by the coding sequence ATGAAATTAGATGGCTTTGGTATATTTGTTAAAGATATGCCGACAATGGTTAACTTTTATCGAGATGTCTTAGGATTTGAGATACAAGAAGATGAAAACACTACAAATGTTTATCTTGTTAAGGATGGAACACTGTTCCTCCTTTACAGAAGAACAGATTTTGAAACAATGACAGAGAGTAAATTTCAATATGCAAATGGAATAAATGGTCATTTTGAGATAGCTTTGAGTGTCGAAAATTATAATGCCGTAGATGATGCTTATAAAAAAGCATTATCAAAAGGTGCAACTTCTGTAATAAAACCTACCACAGAACCTTGGGGACAACGTACATGTTATATATCAGATCCTGAAGGAAATCTTATAGAGATAGGTTCTTTTTCAAAGTGA
- a CDS encoding HXXEE domain-containing protein: MDINVIFVASLPIVYMLHDFEEIIGMKPWVKLNEMHLYSRFPKIASKLVPHLQSTSTEGFALCVAILFMLIGVITISALFTDFYKLWMGIFMVFSIHIVVHFIQWIVFRRYIPAIITSLLCIPYCIFGIMYINRIFSLGDIFAYTILVLVVSIILLYVGHRYIAKLI; encoded by the coding sequence ATGGATATTAACGTTATATTTGTTGCATCTTTGCCAATAGTCTATATGTTGCATGATTTTGAAGAAATCATTGGAATGAAACCATGGGTTAAGTTGAATGAAATGCATTTATATAGTAGATTTCCTAAGATTGCTTCAAAATTAGTCCCGCATCTGCAGAGTACATCAACAGAGGGGTTTGCGCTTTGCGTTGCAATATTGTTTATGCTAATAGGCGTAATAACTATATCAGCATTGTTTACGGACTTTTATAAACTATGGATGGGAATTTTTATGGTTTTCTCAATCCATATTGTTGTGCATTTTATCCAGTGGATAGTATTTCGAAGATACATTCCAGCTATTATAACATCACTGTTATGTATTCCTTATTGTATATTTGGAATTATGTATATAAATCGAATATTCTCTTTGGGAGATATATTTGCTTACACTATTCTTGTTTTAGTTGTTAGCATTATATTATTATACGTTGGTCACCGCTATATTGCAAAATTAATATAA
- a CDS encoding GNAT family N-acetyltransferase gives MTKIETERLILRNITEDDAFDIFEYGREANVGPNAGWKPHENIEETREIMKQVFLNQQYVFGIVLKENNKMIGSIGLIKDPKRENPYALMLGYAISEKYWRRGIVTEASKAVIDFGFKDPEVDIITCCCYSFNQRSRRVIEKCGFKYEGCLRQGERRYDGEVFDIESFSLLKEEV, from the coding sequence ATGACAAAAATAGAAACAGAGAGACTGATTCTTCGCAATATAACAGAAGATGATGCTTTTGATATTTTCGAATACGGAAGAGAGGCTAATGTAGGTCCTAATGCAGGATGGAAGCCTCATGAAAATATCGAAGAGACACGGGAAATAATGAAACAGGTCTTTCTTAATCAACAATATGTATTTGGCATCGTTCTTAAAGAGAATAATAAAATGATTGGATCTATCGGTTTAATAAAAGATCCTAAACGAGAGAATCCTTATGCTCTAATGCTTGGTTATGCGATATCTGAGAAATATTGGAGACGTGGAATAGTAACTGAGGCTTCAAAAGCTGTTATAGACTTTGGCTTTAAGGATCCTGAAGTGGATATTATAACCTGTTGCTGTTACAGCTTTAATCAACGTTCGCGTAGAGTGATTGAAAAATGTGGCTTTAAGTATGAAGGATGCCTACGTCAAGGCGAGAGGAGATATGATGGCGAGGTGTTTGACATTGAGAGTTTTTCATTATTAAAAGAAGAAGTATGA
- a CDS encoding N-acetyltransferase — MEIITITKENLDKEHICCAISNNKDFKVLSKKTWLSERLQDGLIFKKGNVRGKCFIEYIPAEKAWAPIEAKEYMYIDCFWVSGQYKGQGNSTLLLDECICDSKEKGKKGLVVLSSRKKMPFLSDPDYLRHKGFMVADTANPYFELLYLPFMKDSVIPKFRHQVREPKIESKGFVLYYTAQCPFTVQYVPLIEIIANENDVPFKSVKIDSVVDAQNSPSPFTTYSLFYNGKFITHEILSESKFKKMIKEIL, encoded by the coding sequence ATGGAAATAATAACAATAACAAAAGAAAACCTTGATAAAGAACATATTTGTTGTGCAATATCAAACAACAAGGATTTTAAGGTCTTATCTAAGAAAACTTGGCTTTCTGAAAGACTTCAAGACGGTCTAATATTCAAGAAGGGCAATGTTCGTGGCAAGTGCTTTATAGAATATATTCCTGCCGAAAAAGCTTGGGCGCCTATTGAGGCTAAAGAATATATGTATATAGACTGCTTTTGGGTAAGCGGACAGTATAAAGGACAAGGAAATTCGACTTTACTACTTGATGAATGTATTTGTGACAGTAAGGAAAAAGGGAAAAAGGGCTTGGTAGTATTGTCTTCAAGAAAGAAAATGCCGTTTCTTTCTGACCCGGATTATCTTCGTCATAAAGGTTTTATGGTTGCAGATACAGCTAATCCTTACTTTGAACTGCTTTATTTGCCTTTCATGAAAGATTCAGTTATTCCAAAGTTCAGGCATCAAGTGCGTGAACCGAAAATAGAAAGTAAAGGTTTTGTCCTTTATTATACAGCGCAATGTCCATTCACAGTTCAATATGTTCCTCTTATAGAGATTATTGCAAATGAGAATGATGTGCCGTTCAAATCAGTAAAAATAGATTCTGTTGTTGATGCCCAGAATTCACCGTCACCATTTACGACATATAGTCTTTTCTATAATGGCAAGTTCATCACACATGAGATATTATCAGAGAGTAAATTCAAAAAGATGATAAAAGAGATATTATAA
- a CDS encoding glycoside hydrolase family 9 protein yields MNAKRILLSFLAIWSLCLSYAQKLNLNEQGYYEKRGVNVLVYSNQYNGMFFDEKTAGVEIIHHGVRTVTGGAVRLQNTPEQWDLVPDVVSRTINKDGSIDVVLNYPDFNFTSSIKVFPKGNGFVIDVILDKPLPEKLVGKAGFNMEFLPSAYFEKSYIADNKPYYFPRYPSGKTMMKSSDDKIHQIFNHNTFDDRGRNEYIVPLPLATGKDIILAPEDMQRTIKLQSDSTISLYDGRNLAQNGWFVARSILPSNKKGKVLEWYVEPSSVSDWIREPNIGFSQIGYCPNQKKVSVIELDPNDDPLQDATLYKVNSNGESTVKLTADLKKWGKYLRYNYFTFDFSSIKDEGVYYIQYGKIKTNTFVISKDVFKDIWHPTLDVWFPVQMDHMEVNEAYRVWHGVPYLDDALQAPVNEKHFDGYSMGPTTDTKYKPYERIPSLNVGGWFDAGDFDIQTGSHDSALLSFTDAWENFKVDRDETFIDQKTRYVDIHRPDGKPDLLQQIEHGALNVVAQVKNIGHPVRGIVVPNLHQYHHLGDAADITDNLPYNPNLKPYESDGKSSGTMDDRWAFTNRMPMLDLQTAAALAASYRALKDYNPSLADDCLSCAKKLWEDSKDAQMSFPRFEGMPSLRHFRMDTQAALELYISTREKKYLKRFTDHIWESLDFAPSFSISYALQACPYMDKNYIKRLRKYVIKCKVQQDSICNENPYGVPLGKGMWAGNESIIDWAITNYYANKYFPDIINEDNIYSGIDYIMGCHPYSNLSFVASVGTKSKKITYGNNRADFSFIAGGVVPGVMLLKPDFFENKDDWPFFWGENECTVGACASYIFLGNALENMNR; encoded by the coding sequence ATGAATGCAAAAAGGATCTTATTATCATTTCTTGCCATTTGGTCGTTATGCTTATCGTATGCACAGAAATTAAACCTTAACGAACAAGGGTATTATGAAAAGAGAGGCGTAAATGTACTGGTATATAGTAACCAGTACAACGGGATGTTCTTCGATGAAAAGACTGCCGGAGTAGAGATTATTCATCACGGTGTAAGAACCGTTACAGGTGGAGCTGTGAGATTGCAGAATACGCCAGAACAATGGGATCTAGTTCCTGATGTTGTTTCGCGTACTATTAATAAAGATGGTAGCATAGATGTGGTACTTAACTATCCGGATTTCAATTTTACTTCGTCTATTAAAGTTTTTCCAAAGGGGAATGGGTTTGTAATTGATGTCATTCTTGACAAACCTTTACCGGAGAAACTTGTAGGAAAGGCTGGGTTTAATATGGAGTTCCTGCCATCAGCTTATTTTGAAAAGAGTTATATTGCGGATAATAAACCATATTATTTCCCACGTTATCCTAGTGGAAAGACAATGATGAAATCATCTGATGATAAAATTCATCAGATTTTCAATCATAACACATTTGATGACAGAGGCCGTAATGAGTATATAGTGCCACTGCCACTTGCTACAGGTAAAGATATCATTCTTGCACCAGAGGATATGCAAAGAACAATAAAGTTGCAGTCAGACAGTACAATATCTCTTTATGATGGGCGTAATTTAGCTCAGAATGGTTGGTTCGTTGCTCGTTCAATATTACCATCTAATAAAAAAGGTAAAGTTCTGGAGTGGTATGTTGAACCGTCATCTGTATCCGATTGGATAAGAGAGCCTAATATTGGCTTTTCTCAGATAGGCTATTGTCCAAACCAGAAAAAAGTTTCAGTCATTGAACTTGATCCTAATGATGATCCATTGCAGGATGCTACCCTTTATAAGGTTAATAGTAATGGTGAGTCGACTGTTAAATTGACTGCTGATTTAAAGAAATGGGGCAAATATTTGAGATATAATTACTTTACTTTCGATTTCTCCAGTATAAAGGATGAAGGTGTTTATTATATACAATATGGGAAAATAAAAACCAATACATTTGTTATAAGTAAGGATGTCTTTAAGGATATATGGCATCCAACACTTGATGTTTGGTTCCCTGTGCAGATGGATCATATGGAGGTAAATGAGGCATACCGTGTATGGCATGGCGTACCTTATCTTGATGACGCACTTCAGGCACCGGTAAATGAAAAGCATTTTGATGGTTACAGTATGGGACCTACTACCGATACAAAATACAAACCTTATGAACGCATACCCAGCTTGAATGTTGGTGGATGGTTTGATGCCGGTGATTTTGATATTCAGACTGGTTCACACGACAGTGCTTTGCTGAGTTTTACAGATGCATGGGAAAACTTTAAAGTAGATCGTGACGAAACCTTTATCGATCAGAAAACGCGTTATGTTGATATTCATAGACCTGATGGAAAGCCAGACCTTCTACAACAAATAGAGCATGGAGCACTCAATGTAGTAGCTCAGGTGAAGAATATTGGCCATCCTGTAAGAGGTATAGTAGTACCAAATCTGCATCAGTATCATCATCTTGGAGATGCTGCTGACATAACCGATAATCTGCCATATAATCCAAATCTTAAACCTTACGAAAGTGATGGCAAATCAAGTGGAACTATGGATGATCGTTGGGCGTTCACAAATCGCATGCCTATGCTAGATTTGCAGACTGCTGCTGCGTTGGCTGCTTCGTATCGTGCATTGAAAGACTACAATCCGTCATTAGCTGATGATTGTCTATCTTGTGCAAAAAAACTTTGGGAAGATTCTAAAGATGCGCAGATGTCATTCCCGAGATTTGAAGGAATGCCTTCGTTAAGGCATTTTAGAATGGATACTCAAGCTGCACTTGAGTTATATATAAGTACTCGTGAAAAGAAATATCTAAAACGATTCACAGACCATATTTGGGAATCCTTAGATTTTGCACCAAGCTTTTCAATATCTTATGCATTACAAGCATGCCCTTATATGGACAAAAATTATATAAAGAGACTGCGTAAGTATGTTATAAAATGTAAGGTTCAACAAGATAGTATATGTAATGAAAACCCTTATGGAGTTCCTCTTGGTAAAGGCATGTGGGCCGGTAACGAAAGTATTATAGATTGGGCAATAACTAATTATTATGCCAATAAATATTTTCCTGATATAATTAATGAAGACAATATTTATAGTGGAATTGATTATATAATGGGTTGCCATCCTTACTCAAACTTATCTTTTGTGGCATCTGTAGGGACAAAATCAAAGAAGATTACTTATGGCAATAATCGTGCTGATTTTAGCTTTATAGCAGGTGGCGTTGTTCCTGGAGTAATGCTTCTAAAGCCAGATTTCTTTGAGAATAAAGATGATTGGCCTTTCTTCTGGGGAGAAAACGAATGTACTGTTGGTGCATGCGCATCTTATATATTCCTAGGTAATGCATTAGAAAATATGAATAGATAA
- a CDS encoding MATE family efflux transporter — MNNNPKKLGTEKISRLLISYALPSIIASTVMSVFNIVDSIFIGHGVGTLGLSGLAILMPFMNIMVAFSSLVAVGGANLMSIRLGQKDYYSANMILGNVVTLSIIYATLLNIVCYIFLNKILVFCGASAETLPYARDFMQVFLAGNIFTQLFFNLNAMLRSSVAPQKAMIATVGMVIIVIILNPIFIFKLKMGMRGSALATVLSQAIMLCYQLHHFFNKKNFIHFQKGIFGLRRSIIVKVMSVGLSPFFMNFTACIVVILITNSLTRYGGDLAVGAYGIINRFLFLFVMVVIGLMQGMQPIVGYNYGAKLYTRAFKTLKISLLFGTLISITGFLIGEIMPNIITSMFTTDRELMSISISGMRIMMLAVPLLGIQVISTGFFQSIGYVKTAVFLSLLRQLILIVPALIFLPMLFGLKGIWMSIPISDTLATVISVTLLGYNCMRLRKSN, encoded by the coding sequence ATGAACAATAATCCAAAGAAACTTGGAACTGAGAAAATCAGCCGGTTATTAATTAGCTACGCTTTGCCTTCAATAATAGCCTCGACAGTAATGTCTGTATTTAATATTGTAGATAGTATATTCATTGGGCATGGTGTAGGTACTTTAGGGTTATCCGGATTGGCTATATTAATGCCATTTATGAATATAATGGTAGCTTTTTCTTCACTAGTAGCTGTGGGAGGAGCAAATCTTATGTCTATCCGTTTAGGTCAGAAAGACTATTATAGCGCTAATATGATATTGGGCAATGTAGTTACTCTGAGCATAATTTATGCTACACTATTGAATATAGTCTGTTATATATTTCTTAATAAAATTCTTGTATTTTGTGGAGCATCAGCTGAGACTCTACCTTATGCACGTGATTTTATGCAGGTTTTTCTGGCAGGTAACATTTTTACACAACTATTTTTTAATCTCAATGCTATGTTGCGTTCATCAGTGGCACCTCAAAAAGCGATGATCGCTACTGTCGGAATGGTGATTATAGTCATAATATTGAACCCTATTTTTATATTCAAATTAAAGATGGGAATGAGAGGAAGTGCTCTGGCAACAGTTTTGTCACAGGCAATCATGTTATGTTACCAATTGCATCATTTCTTTAACAAGAAGAATTTCATTCATTTCCAAAAAGGTATATTTGGATTGAGACGATCTATCATTGTAAAGGTTATGTCTGTTGGCTTGTCTCCTTTTTTTATGAATTTTACAGCGTGTATAGTTGTTATACTGATTACTAACAGCCTCACTAGGTATGGAGGAGACCTGGCTGTAGGAGCTTATGGAATAATCAATCGTTTCTTATTTTTATTTGTAATGGTTGTGATAGGGCTTATGCAAGGTATGCAACCCATTGTCGGTTATAATTATGGCGCAAAATTATATACGAGGGCTTTTAAGACTTTAAAGATCTCACTCCTATTTGGCACATTAATATCTATTACCGGTTTCCTGATAGGTGAGATAATGCCAAATATAATAACTTCGATGTTTACGACTGATAGGGAACTCATGTCTATATCTATATCAGGTATGAGAATAATGATGCTTGCAGTACCATTACTTGGAATACAGGTAATATCAACAGGCTTCTTTCAAAGTATTGGCTATGTTAAGACAGCTGTGTTCTTATCTTTGCTCCGTCAGTTGATATTGATAGTACCGGCATTGATTTTCTTGCCTATGCTATTTGGACTTAAAGGTATATGGATGAGTATACCGATAAGTGATACATTGGCAACAGTCATATCTGTAACATTGTTAGGATATAATTGTATGAGACTCAGAAAAAGTAATTAA
- a CDS encoding TfoX/Sxy family protein yields the protein MASKKETLDFVLNQIKGIENISSRKMMGEYLIYYKSKVIGGIYDDRFLVKKTNGSAILLPDATEEIPYQGGKPMLAVSDIIFDEHSDNAILIEKVFEAIYNDI from the coding sequence ATGGCTTCTAAAAAAGAAACATTAGATTTTGTCCTCAACCAAATTAAAGGCATCGAAAATATATCTTCTCGTAAGATGATGGGCGAATATCTTATTTATTATAAAAGTAAGGTGATAGGTGGAATATATGATGATCGCTTTCTTGTCAAAAAGACCAACGGTAGTGCTATACTTTTGCCGGATGCAACAGAGGAGATACCCTATCAAGGAGGAAAACCAATGCTAGCTGTGTCGGATATCATATTCGATGAGCATTCGGATAATGCAATCTTAATAGAAAAAGTATTTGAAGCAATTTATAACGATATATAA